The Stackebrandtia nassauensis DSM 44728 genome includes the window CTCGAACACCGAGACCTTCGTGGCAGTGAAACTGTGGATCGACAACTGGCGCTGGTCGGGGGTGCCGTTCTACATCCGCAGCGGCAAGTGCCTGGCGTTGAGCGCCACCGAGATCGTCGTCGAAATGCGCCGACCGCCCATCGACCTGTACCCGGCGCTGAACGGCGCCACACCGCCCAACCTGATCCGGTTCCGGCTCGAACCCGAGGCCGGGCTCAGCATCGACGTGATGGTCAAGAAACCCGAGGACGGCGAGGACGCCCGCCCGGTTCCCGTCGACGTCGACTTCGCCAAGGCGCTGGGGCGGGAGGAACTGCCCTACGAGAACATCCTCGACGGCGCGATCACGGGCGACCGGGAGTACTTCACCTCGTTCCCGGTGGTGGAGGAGTGCTGGCGGATCGTGTCGCGCATCATCGACACCACGGACACCCCGATCCGTTACGTGAAGGGCACCTGGGGTCCCGCCGCCGCCGAACTCATGCCCGGCCCCGACGGCTGGCACGACATCGGATCGATGGGGGCGTCATGAGCCTGACGGGGGAACAGTTCCCGATCGCCGCCGGTGGCTACCGGGCGACGGTGACCGAAGCGGGCGCGGGACTGCGCGAACTGACCTTTCAGGACCAACCGCTGATCCTGTCGCACGGCGCCGACCAGACCGCCCCGGCCGCGTTCGGGCAGCTGCTGATCCCGTGGCCCAACCGCGTCGACCACGGCCGCTACAGCTTCGACGGCACCGCCTACCAACTGGACATCAACGAACCCGCATACGACTGCGCCATCCACGGACTCGCCCGCTGGGCCACCTGGGCCCCGGCCGAACACGAGGCGGACCGGGTGCGGCTGACCCACCGGCTGCTGGGAAGCCCGGGTTACCCGTTCCGGCTCGACCTCGACGTCGAGTACACACTGGACGCGGCGCGCGGGCTGACCGTCCGGCTGACGGCGACCAACAGCGGCACCCGCCCGGCCCCCTACGCCCACGGGGCCCACCCGTACCTCACCGTCGGCCAGCCCATCGACACCTGCGTGGTCCGCGTCCCCGCCGACGACCACCTGCCCGTCGACGGCCGGATGATCCCGTACGGCCCGCCACAGCCGGTCAAGGGAACCGACTACGACCTGCGCGACGGACGACTGCTGGGCGACCAGCGCATTGACCTGGCGTTCACCGGCCTGACCCGCGGCGCCGACGGCCGCGCCTGGGTGCACCTGTCCGGCGAGAACCGCACGACCTCGTTCTGGCTCGACCGCACCCAACCGTGGCTGGAGATCTACACCGCCGACAATGTCCCGTCCACTCTGGCGCGTCAGGGGCTGGGCGTCGAACCCATGACCTCGCCGCCCAACGCCTTCGCCACCGGTGACGACCTGGTGCGCCTGGACCCCGGCGGCACCATCACCGGTTGTTGGGGAATCGCCGCCACCGCCTGACCGAAGCCGCGCGGTTCAGCCACCCGTGTCACCCAGCGACGGGTCCCACCCCCGAGAAGTCCACGAAAGCGGACACCAAGGTGACCGTGAAGTTCGACTGGCTGGACGGCAAACCCGCCGCGTACGGCGCGGTCATGTGGACGAACCTCAACACCGGGGAATCCGACGGCATGGACACCGAGAACGGCAAGCTGACCCTGAAACTGCCGCCGGGCGAATACGGTTTCGCCACCCAGATGGCGACCGACAACGGTGACGCCAAGGTCTACGGAGTCGACGACCTGGCTGTCAAAGGAGAGACGGCGAAGTTCACGGTGGACGGCCGCAGGGCCAAGCCGATGAAGTACAACGTGGACGCCACAGACGTCGAGAAGCGGAAACTGTACGGCATCCCCTCCAAGGCCGAACGCCAAGGACACAAGTCGGGATTCGCGCTGAAGGCCGAACTGACCGGTCCGGCCAACGCGGCCAAACCCTACAGCTACAGCCTTGTCGACTTCGTTGACAAGGGCATTCCCGCCGACCCGTCGTTCACCACCCGAAACGACTCACCGCCGGATCGACCGGCGAGGAGTCCTGGCTCAGTGGCCCCGTGACGGTGGGACTGTACGACTCCAACTGGACCGGCACTGCGATGAGTCGAATCCCTTGGGACAAGGAGGAATTCGAGATGATCACCGGCGCGGGCATGTTCGACACCGGACCCGCCGGGGAGGAGGTCGCCGCCGACCGCCCCAAGGGCAAGGCCGTACTCAGCAAGGACGGCAAGGTGATCGGCAGCGCCGACAACTCGGCGATCACCGGCGCCCAACTGGCCAAGGACGACAAGGGACGGTACAAACTGGAGATCGACTCCACCCGGTCGTTCGCGTGGCCAGCACCATCCGTCCCTACGGCCTCAGATAACCGCTCCACGGTGGCGACGGGGCACTGGTGTTGTTCCGTCGTCACCAGCTTCCCGTCGGCGATGTGCAGCACCCGGAACCCGCCCTCGGGCAGGCTCGTGTCCGTCGGGGCGGCGGCGCCGAGCCGGTCGCACGCCAGCTCGGCCAGTTCGGACAGCAACTCGTCGTCGGCGCACACGATCGTCGGTGTCGCGCAGGCCAGCAGTTCGTCCAGGCGCTCCTCGGTCTGACCGGGTTTGGCCATGCCGACGGTGAACGCGGCGTCGGTCGTGACCGACACGTCCTCGCGGATCGCGTACGGCAGCAGCGTTTCCACGCAGCGGGCGCTGGTGGAGCCGATGGCGGTCGCGGGACCGAAACACGACAGCAGTTTCGCCAGCGCGCCCGCCTGCTGGCGACCGGTGTCGTCCAGCGGCCGCAGGGTGTCGTCATCCTCGGTCCAGTCGGCTCCCGCTCCGGTGGCGGCGTGGCGCAACAGGATCAACGGAACCGTCCGAATCGGACCGGAGGCGAAGTCGTTCAGCACCCGAAGGTCCCGGTCGTAACTGAGCCGTTCGGCGGCGTCCTCGATGGACAGCCATTCCAGCTGGTCCACCTCGCCTTCGGCGGGGGTGGCGGTCTGCCGGTTCGGTGCCGGGGTGGCCGCCCAGTAGTCGACCCGTTTGGGGCGGCCGTCCTTGTCGTAGAAACTCGGCGACAGCCGACGTCCCAGTATCGGTCGGATCCCCGTCTCCTCGAAGACCTCGCGCCTGGCGGTTCGCAGCAGGTGCTCGCGCTTCTTGACCTTGCCCTTGGGGATCGTCCAGTCGTCGTACTTGGGACGGTGGATCAACGCCACCTTCGTCCCCTCGGCTTCGGGGCGCCACAGCACCGCACCGGCCGCGAAGATCTCGGGTGGGTTCATCGGCGTCTCCGCATGAGCGTCTCCTGAATATCGGTTCCGTCGCTGTGCCAGGGCCAGGTGCCGTCCGGAGCCAGCCGCCAGGACGCGGTGTCGTCGTCGACACCCGCGTCGAGCAGCGCCACCACGTCGGCGCACTGCTGTTCGTCGGCGACCCGGACGAGTGCCTCGACACGACGGTCAAGGTTACGGTGCATCAGATCGGCACTTCCCAGCCATACCTCGGGTTCCCCGTCGTTCTCGAAGATGTACACCCTCGAGTGTTCCAGGAACCGGCCCAGGATGCTGCGGACCCGGATGTTCTCCGACAAACCCGGCACGCCCGGACGCAGCGCGCAGATGCCCCTTACCCAGATGTCCACCGGCACACCCGCCATGGAGGCGCGGTACAGCGCGTCGACGATCTGCTCGTCGATGAGCGAGTTGCACTTGATGCGGATCCGGGCGGGGCGGCCGTCCCGGTGGTTGCCGATCTCCTTGTCGACGCGTTCGATCAGCCCGGCGCGCAACGAGTCCGGGGCGACAAGGACCCGCCGGTAGTCCTGGTACCGGGAGTAGCCGGTCAGGTGGTTGAACAGCGCGCTGACGTCCTCGCCGACCTCGGGATCGGCGGTGAGCAGACCCAGGTCCTCGTACTGCCGCGCGGTCTTGGGGTGGTAGTTGCCGGTGCCGATGTGGCAGTAGCGACGGATCGACCCGTCGGACTCCTGCCGCACCACCAGCGCGAGCTTGCAGTGCGTCTTGAGCCCGACGATCCCGTACATGACATGACATCCGGCCTGTTCGAGTTTGTGCGCCCAGTCGATGTTGGCGCGCTCGTCGAAGCGCGCCTTGATCTCCACGACCACCACGACCTGTTTCCCGGCCTCGGCGGCGTCGATGAGCGCGTCCACGATGGGGGACTTGCCGCTGGTGCGGTAGAGGGTCTGTTTGATGGCCATGACGCGGGGATCGGCGGCGGCCTCCTCGATGAGCCGTTCGGTGCTGGTGGCGAACGAGTCGTAGGGGTGGTGCACCAGCAGGTCGCCGTCGCGCATCATCGCGAAGATGTCACTGCCGGGCGGCAGCATCACCTCCGACGGCCGAAACGGCGGATACCGCAGGTCGGCGCGGTCGAGGTCGGCGATGTCGTGCAGGCCACCGAGATCGAGCGGTCCGGGCAGCCGGTAGACGGTGTGTTTGGTGATGCCCAGTTCGGTCTCCAGCCGGTCGAGCACCTCCGGCGGCATCGTGTCCTCCACCTCCAGCCGCACCACCGGACCGAAGCGGCGCCGCAGCAGTTCCCGTTCCAGGGTGTTGAGGAGGTTCTCGGTGATGTCGTCGTCGACCTCCAGGTCCTGGTTGCGGGTGACCCGGAACGCGTGGTGCTGCAGGATGTCCATCCCCGGGAACAGCTGCGTCAGGTGGGTGGCGATGACGTCCTCCAGCGGGACGAACCGGCCCGGCGAGACCTCCATGAACCGGGGCAGCACCGGCGGGACCTTGACCCGGGCGAACTTGGTGGTGCCCAGCTTCGGATCCTGCACCGTCACCGCCAGGTTGAGCGACTGTCCCGAGATGTACGGGAACGGGTGCGCCGGGTCCACCACCAGCGGCGTCAGCACCGGGTAGATCCGTTCCCGGAACAGCTGGTGCACCCGGTCCTGCTCGGCGGGTTCCAAATCGTTCCAGCGGACGATCTCGATGCCCTGCTCGACCAGCAGCGGCACGATCGTGTCGCGGAAACACCGGGCGTGGTCCAGTGCCAGTTCATGCGCCAGCTCGGCGGTGTGCCGCAACACTTCCGAGGGTTGCTTCCCGCTGGCCGACAGGCCCGCCAGGCCGGTGGCCATGCGCCGGATGAGTCCGGCGACGCGCACCATGAAGAACTCGTCCAGGTTGCTGGCGAAGATGGCCAGGAACCGAACCCGTTCCAACAGCGGCAGGTTGGGGGACTGCGCGAGTTGCAGAACCCTTTCGTTGAAACGCAACCAGCTCTCTTCCCGGTCGAAGTAGCGGTCCTCGGGGAGTTCTTGCGGGGCAGCGGGGGAGGGTTCGTGGCCGGTCATGAGGCCAAGATCCAATGCGAAGGTGAATTTCATTTGTACTGGTCCTGAAGCTGGGGAGATCGACTTCCATGAATCGGTCTGACCTGTATATACAGCTATACTGATAGTGTGGCCGAGACTCAAACCCCCAGGTACCACGCCATCGAACAGGCGCTACGCCAACGCATCCGCGACCTGCCCGCCCACACGGCGCTGCCGTCCGAGTCGCGGTTGAGCGCCGAGTTCGGCGTCAGCCGCATGACGGCCCGGGGCGCGGTGACCCGCCTGGTCAACGCGGGCCTGGTCTACCGGATGTCGGGCCGGGGCACCTTCGTGGCACCACCGCCGTCCAACCGACGCGCCGACAGCCTGATCCGCTTCACCGAACAGATGCGCCGCAGCGGCCGCACCGCCACCTCGCGGCTGCTCGGCACCGACACCCGGGCCGCCACCGAAGCCGAACGCACCGACCTGCGTCCCGGCAAGAACGGCGTGATCGAGATCCGGCGAATCCGGCTCGCGGACGCCACTCCCATCGCCGTGGAGACCGCCGTGTTCTCCGCGACCCTGTCCCGGCTGCTCGACACCGACCTGTCCGTATCCCTCCACACCCAACTGGCGCGGCTGGGACGCGTCCCCACCAGCGGCCACGCCACCGTCACCGCCGAGTCCGCGACCGTCACCGACGCCGACCTGCTCGACATCCCCGCAGGCTCGGCGGTACTGGTCGAACGACGACTCATCAACGACCAGCACGGGCATCCCCTGGAGCGCACCGAAAGCCGCTACGCCGCCGAACGCTACCGCCTCGACGTCGTCTTCGACGTCGACCAAACCTGACCTCCAACACACAGTGGAAGGAACACCATGCGCACCGTCGCCGAAGTCGCCCGGATGATCGACCATTCACTCCTGCGACCGGAACTGACCACCGGCGACATCGAGACGGGATGCGCGCTCGCCGCCCGCTACCGGGTCGCCTCGGTGTGCGTGCGCCCGGCCGACGTCCCGCTGGCCGCCACGGCACTGGCCGGAACCGGCGTCCTTGTCGGCACCGTCGTGGGCTTCCCACACGGCGGCAACGCCACCGCCGTCAAGGAAGCCGAGACCCGCCTGGCGATCGAGCAGGGCGCGACCGAGATCGACATGGTGCTCAACATCGGACGGCTGCGATCGGGCCAGCTGGACGACGTCGAGGCCGACATCCGCGCGGTCGTCACCGCCGCGGCCTCAGCCCCGGTGAAGGTGATCCTCGAAA containing:
- a CDS encoding aldose 1-epimerase family protein, with translation MSLTGEQFPIAAGGYRATVTEAGAGLRELTFQDQPLILSHGADQTAPAAFGQLLIPWPNRVDHGRYSFDGTAYQLDINEPAYDCAIHGLARWATWAPAEHEADRVRLTHRLLGSPGYPFRLDLDVEYTLDAARGLTVRLTATNSGTRPAPYAHGAHPYLTVGQPIDTCVVRVPADDHLPVDGRMIPYGPPQPVKGTDYDLRDGRLLGDQRIDLAFTGLTRGADGRAWVHLSGENRTTSFWLDRTQPWLEIYTADNVPSTLARQGLGVEPMTSPPNAFATGDDLVRLDPGGTITGCWGIAATA
- a CDS encoding NUDIX hydrolase; translation: MNPPEIFAAGAVLWRPEAEGTKVALIHRPKYDDWTIPKGKVKKREHLLRTARREVFEETGIRPILGRRLSPSFYDKDGRPKRVDYWAATPAPNRQTATPAEGEVDQLEWLSIEDAAERLSYDRDLRVLNDFASGPIRTVPLILLRHAATGAGADWTEDDDTLRPLDDTGRQQAGALAKLLSCFGPATAIGSTSARCVETLLPYAIREDVSVTTDAAFTVGMAKPGQTEERLDELLACATPTIVCADDELLSELAELACDRLGAAAPTDTSLPEGGFRVLHIADGKLVTTEQHQCPVATVERLSEAVGTDGAGHANDRVESISSLYRPLSSLASWAPVIAELSALPITLPSLLSTALPLGRSAATSSPAGPVSNMPAPVIISNSSLSQGIRLIAVPVQLESYSPTVTGPLSQDSSPVDPAVSRFGW
- a CDS encoding RNA degradosome polyphosphate kinase — protein: MKFTFALDLGLMTGHEPSPAAPQELPEDRYFDREESWLRFNERVLQLAQSPNLPLLERVRFLAIFASNLDEFFMVRVAGLIRRMATGLAGLSASGKQPSEVLRHTAELAHELALDHARCFRDTIVPLLVEQGIEIVRWNDLEPAEQDRVHQLFRERIYPVLTPLVVDPAHPFPYISGQSLNLAVTVQDPKLGTTKFARVKVPPVLPRFMEVSPGRFVPLEDVIATHLTQLFPGMDILQHHAFRVTRNQDLEVDDDITENLLNTLERELLRRRFGPVVRLEVEDTMPPEVLDRLETELGITKHTVYRLPGPLDLGGLHDIADLDRADLRYPPFRPSEVMLPPGSDIFAMMRDGDLLVHHPYDSFATSTERLIEEAAADPRVMAIKQTLYRTSGKSPIVDALIDAAEAGKQVVVVVEIKARFDERANIDWAHKLEQAGCHVMYGIVGLKTHCKLALVVRQESDGSIRRYCHIGTGNYHPKTARQYEDLGLLTADPEVGEDVSALFNHLTGYSRYQDYRRVLVAPDSLRAGLIERVDKEIGNHRDGRPARIRIKCNSLIDEQIVDALYRASMAGVPVDIWVRGICALRPGVPGLSENIRVRSILGRFLEHSRVYIFENDGEPEVWLGSADLMHRNLDRRVEALVRVADEQQCADVVALLDAGVDDDTASWRLAPDGTWPWHSDGTDIQETLMRRRR
- a CDS encoding GntR family transcriptional regulator; translation: MAETQTPRYHAIEQALRQRIRDLPAHTALPSESRLSAEFGVSRMTARGAVTRLVNAGLVYRMSGRGTFVAPPPSNRRADSLIRFTEQMRRSGRTATSRLLGTDTRAATEAERTDLRPGKNGVIEIRRIRLADATPIAVETAVFSATLSRLLDTDLSVSLHTQLARLGRVPTSGHATVTAESATVTDADLLDIPAGSAVLVERRLINDQHGHPLERTESRYAAERYRLDVVFDVDQT
- the deoC gene encoding deoxyribose-phosphate aldolase → MRTVAEVARMIDHSLLRPELTTGDIETGCALAARYRVASVCVRPADVPLAATALAGTGVLVGTVVGFPHGGNATAVKEAETRLAIEQGATEIDMVLNIGRLRSGQLDDVEADIRAVVTAAASAPVKVILENAYLTDEQKIAGCRAAERAGTRFVKTSTGFADGGATMADLRLMRATVSDTVEVKAAGGVRSLDTLLAMADLGVTRFGATVTDRILDDLDHRLRDRDGWTAA